The uncultured Desulfuromonas sp. genome has a segment encoding these proteins:
- the nrdD gene encoding anaerobic ribonucleoside-triphosphate reductase, with product MASKCQQKTEVYSRVCGFFRPVQQWNKGKQEEFSQRREYAVQNSEK from the coding sequence ATGGCCAGCAAGTGTCAGCAAAAAACGGAAGTGTACTCTCGCGTGTGTGGTTTCTTTCGTCCTGTGCAGCAGTGGAACAAAGGCAAGCAGGAAGAGTTCAGTCAGCGTCGTGAATATGCGGTGCAGAACAGCGAGAAGTAA
- a CDS encoding sigma-54 dependent transcriptional regulator has product MSQPRILVVDDEAVIREAVKRILEQEGYEVITATSGHTALEKVQNDDFTVVISDLKMPGMGGMEVLKSIKILQPDVPVIIITGYATVETAVDAIKNGAFDYLSKPFTPPQVKELVNKAIEQRKLSGEGGSLGNTLNEHRGFHRFVGDSKAMQKVYGRILQVAPTDSTVLITGESGTGKELVARAIHENSARKDMPFVAIDCTALAESLLESELFGHEKGSFTGASQTKVGLFKVANGGTLFLDEVSNISLSSQAKLLRVIQEREVTPIGGTKPQPIDIRLISATNKNLRELSNEGDFREDLYFRLNTIPIDMPPLRERSGDLPLLVGYFLRKFADEINKEIKGVSPAAMNLLEDYDFPGNVRELEHMIERAVVLASGDMIMPGDLGMHGDELVGAGDDDGYVPATTEELKEIKRKLREEAVKPIEKSFVLEALKRNDWNITRAAEDVGMLRPNFQALMKKLQVSARDRKVD; this is encoded by the coding sequence ATGTCCCAGCCGCGCATTCTAGTCGTCGATGATGAAGCCGTCATCCGGGAAGCCGTTAAACGGATTCTTGAGCAGGAAGGCTACGAGGTTATCACAGCGACCAGCGGCCATACGGCGCTTGAAAAAGTCCAAAACGATGACTTCACCGTCGTGATCAGCGACCTCAAAATGCCCGGCATGGGTGGCATGGAAGTACTCAAATCCATCAAGATCCTGCAACCGGATGTCCCGGTGATCATCATCACCGGCTACGCTACCGTAGAAACGGCCGTCGATGCCATTAAAAACGGCGCATTTGACTACTTATCTAAACCATTCACGCCGCCACAAGTCAAGGAACTGGTCAACAAGGCTATTGAACAGCGCAAATTGTCCGGCGAAGGCGGCAGTCTCGGCAACACCCTCAACGAGCACCGCGGCTTCCATCGTTTCGTGGGTGACAGCAAGGCGATGCAAAAAGTCTATGGGCGGATTCTGCAGGTGGCCCCGACCGACAGCACGGTATTGATTACCGGCGAAAGCGGCACCGGCAAGGAACTGGTGGCTCGTGCCATCCACGAAAACAGCGCCCGCAAGGATATGCCGTTTGTCGCTATTGACTGTACCGCCCTGGCTGAGAGCCTGTTGGAAAGTGAGCTGTTCGGCCATGAGAAAGGCTCGTTTACCGGTGCCAGCCAGACCAAAGTCGGCTTATTCAAAGTCGCCAATGGCGGCACTCTGTTTCTCGACGAAGTTTCCAACATCAGCCTGAGCTCCCAGGCCAAGCTGTTGCGTGTCATTCAGGAGCGGGAGGTCACCCCGATCGGCGGCACCAAACCGCAACCGATTGATATCCGCCTGATTTCCGCCACCAATAAAAATCTGCGCGAATTGTCCAATGAGGGCGATTTCCGCGAGGACCTTTACTTCCGTCTCAACACCATTCCCATTGACATGCCGCCGCTGCGTGAACGCAGTGGTGACCTGCCGCTGCTGGTCGGTTATTTTTTACGTAAGTTTGCCGATGAGATCAACAAAGAGATCAAAGGCGTCAGTCCGGCAGCCATGAACCTGCTTGAAGACTATGATTTCCCGGGGAACGTACGCGAGCTTGAGCACATGATTGAACGGGCCGTGGTTTTAGCTTCGGGCGACATGATCATGCCCGGTGATCTGGGAATGCATGGTGATGAGCTGGTCGGCGCAGGTGACGATGACGGTTATGTTCCCGCCACCACCGAAGAACTCAAAGAAATCAAACGCAAATTGCGTGAAGAAGCGGTCAAGCCGATTGAAAAAAGCTTTGTTCTCGAAGCCTTGAAGCGTAATGACTGGAACATTACCCGTGCCGCTGAAGATGTCGGCATGTTGCGTCCCAACTTCCAGGCCCTGATGAAGAAACTTCAGGTCTCGGCCCGTGACCGCAAGGTCGACTGA
- a CDS encoding cytochrome c3 family protein, which yields MKRFLLCYAAILVALMMSQTVWAMETEDCLGCHTEVDEVGDSYVIAGDLFAKTAHAEEGCTACHEVGEEHPDDGVEAQLVATCADCHDAVTETYNSSVHAENAQCSDCHNAHQALAPVSLSGIQMNESCQDCHGSTEVEETHARWLPQADVHIRSVPCVSCHSSSEKFVITLYVTQRQGNRAYADYELLNYQQLSERTQGAPVSSLLDIDENGEVSLDELSAFYKNGEKSGLRLWAMMTPETVEHNFTTMDNRWDCTYCHAAGPEAMQHSYAAFPAEDGSYQRVPMEQGATLDALFGTPDFYMVGSTRSKVLNIVGLLILLGGLAMPIGHGTLRFLTRKNRKKEH from the coding sequence ATGAAACGATTTTTGTTGTGTTATGCGGCCATTCTGGTTGCTCTGATGATGAGCCAGACTGTATGGGCCATGGAAACCGAGGATTGCCTGGGTTGCCATACGGAGGTCGATGAGGTTGGTGACAGCTATGTGATTGCGGGTGATCTGTTTGCCAAAACAGCTCATGCGGAAGAAGGATGTACAGCCTGTCACGAAGTGGGTGAAGAGCATCCCGATGATGGGGTTGAAGCTCAATTGGTGGCAACCTGTGCGGATTGTCACGATGCCGTCACCGAAACGTATAACTCCAGCGTTCATGCGGAGAATGCCCAATGTTCTGACTGCCACAATGCGCATCAGGCGTTGGCTCCGGTCAGTCTTTCCGGTATTCAGATGAACGAATCCTGCCAGGATTGCCATGGTTCCACTGAAGTGGAAGAGACGCATGCCCGCTGGCTGCCCCAGGCGGATGTGCATATCCGTTCGGTACCTTGTGTTTCCTGTCACAGTTCATCGGAAAAATTCGTCATCACGCTTTATGTGACTCAACGCCAGGGCAATCGTGCCTATGCGGATTACGAGCTGCTGAATTATCAGCAACTGTCTGAGCGGACGCAAGGTGCTCCGGTCAGCTCATTGCTGGACATTGATGAGAACGGCGAAGTGTCACTGGATGAATTGTCGGCGTTTTATAAAAACGGTGAGAAGTCCGGTCTGCGCCTGTGGGCCATGATGACACCGGAAACCGTTGAACACAATTTCACCACCATGGACAACCGTTGGGATTGCACCTATTGCCATGCCGCCGGTCCCGAAGCCATGCAGCATAGCTATGCCGCTTTCCCGGCTGAAGACGGCAGTTATCAGCGGGTTCCCATGGAACAGGGCGCAACGCTGGATGCCCTGTTTGGCACCCCGGATTTCTACATGGTGGGTTCCACGCGTAGCAAGGTGTTAAATATTGTTGGTCTGTTGATTCTTCTGGGCGGGCTGGCCATGCCTATCGGCCACGGTACCCTGCGCTTTTTGACCCGCAAGAACAGAAAGAAGGAGCACTAA
- a CDS encoding anaerobic ribonucleoside-triphosphate reductase activating protein, whose translation MGIKGFQGTSVLDFPGRIASLVFYGGCNLSCGFCHNPTLIDDFDQYPDMPVEALLDALQQRLGFIDGVVISGGEPTLAPSLSSTLTQIKEMGLAVKLDTNGLRPDVVARLLEQNLLDYVALDVKTSPERYGELHHRPVALGELKKTVDLLLNGTVDYEFRTTCVPGLVEEKDIQCIAHLLDGGRRWILQQFVAEHAMDESMQHCEAFSSQVLQGYAEVARAHVQQVELRGL comes from the coding sequence GTGGGCATTAAAGGTTTTCAGGGCACCAGTGTCCTTGATTTTCCCGGCCGGATTGCCTCGCTGGTGTTTTACGGCGGGTGCAATCTGAGCTGCGGGTTCTGTCACAACCCCACCCTGATTGATGATTTCGACCAATATCCGGATATGCCCGTCGAGGCCTTGCTCGATGCGTTGCAACAACGCCTCGGTTTTATCGACGGTGTGGTGATTTCCGGCGGCGAGCCGACCCTGGCGCCAAGCTTGTCTTCCACCTTGACACAGATCAAAGAGATGGGCCTGGCCGTCAAGCTCGACACCAACGGCCTGCGTCCCGATGTGGTGGCGCGGTTGCTGGAGCAGAACCTGCTTGATTACGTCGCCCTCGATGTGAAGACCTCCCCAGAGCGCTATGGCGAGCTGCATCACCGCCCGGTTGCCTTGGGTGAGTTGAAAAAAACGGTCGATCTGCTGCTCAACGGGACGGTCGATTATGAGTTTCGCACCACCTGTGTGCCCGGATTGGTCGAGGAGAAAGATATCCAGTGTATCGCCCATCTGCTTGACGGCGGACGGCGTTGGATTCTGCAGCAGTTTGTCGCCGAGCATGCCATGGATGAGAGCATGCAGCACTGCGAAGCGTTTTCTTCCCAGGTTTTACAGGGCTATGCCGAGGTGGCGCGCGCTCATGTGCAGCAGGTCGAGTTGCGCGGACTGTAA
- a CDS encoding GFA family protein: MTCSPHPFGPAYASLEDTSFIATYRASCFCGGVQYEVSADPVDAKLCHCKTCQTLHGAPMQWAAIFHKHHVRFTAGWDQLRFYNSEQNLYERILPCKVSCQQCGTLIADEGRTMWLAFPSLFDFGRDDEVPQAFKPTCHLFYGQRVMDMHDDLPKWSGHKNQSARL, translated from the coding sequence ATGACGTGTTCGCCCCACCCCTTTGGACCCGCCTATGCGTCCCTTGAGGATACATCGTTCATCGCCACATACCGCGCCTCCTGTTTCTGCGGCGGTGTGCAATACGAGGTGAGTGCCGATCCCGTGGATGCAAAGCTCTGCCACTGCAAAACATGTCAGACGCTGCACGGTGCCCCCATGCAATGGGCCGCCATTTTTCATAAGCATCACGTCCGCTTCACGGCGGGATGGGATCAGCTGCGTTTTTACAACAGCGAACAGAACCTCTACGAACGCATTCTGCCCTGCAAGGTGAGTTGCCAACAGTGCGGCACGCTGATTGCCGACGAAGGCCGCACCATGTGGCTGGCGTTTCCCTCATTATTTGATTTTGGACGCGATGACGAAGTCCCGCAGGCCTTTAAGCCCACCTGCCATCTGTTCTATGGCCAGCGCGTTATGGATATGCATGACGACCTGCCGAAATGGTCCGGACACAAAAACCAGTCGGCCCGCCTGTGA
- a CDS encoding cytochrome C, with amino-acid sequence MEKRVSRWVSLGLIAAVLLLFGAQSALADMETCLECHEDVVTASDFMASVHGQQEFECLDCHEVDDLTAHVDEGVLPGPVNCANCHDSIAEEHAGSVHAQNDVGCVDCHDGIHTLEAASAGKMSIVNGCSNCHEMEGYAESTHGKAIAEGNEDGASCADCHGLHAITGLSTCDVKVARSFGTDACITCHGDEEMMERNEVYSGAVHTYLASYHGKSYRLGYPELTATCADCHGSHDIYPEENPAATINIENRADTCGKCHEGSSRLFSKFYSHGDHADFDNYPVLAVTFWAMTTLLVGTFSVFWLHSIMWMIRGIAENKEKKAALAAGKAHIEIPDGHRVYKRFQNYHIFMHLLVIISFLILALTGLPLKFSSQHWAQVMMDFYGGTANAAFGHRIGAVITFVYFGMAIVLSINFLFIRKDIPGMWLQRLFGPDSLMPNFRDIKDVTGMVRWFLWKGPKPTFERWNYWEKFDFIAVFWGMFAIGGSGLMLWFPEFFGLFLPGWVFNVATIVHSDEALLATGFIFSVHFFNTHLRPEKFPMDFVIFNGEMHKEEFVEERGDQWKRYEEMGITEQFFKEKTSSPLYGLILRIFGFTAVAIGVTLLVLMVIAILGGSH; translated from the coding sequence ATGGAGAAAAGGGTATCGCGTTGGGTATCGTTGGGCCTGATCGCCGCAGTTCTGCTGCTGTTTGGCGCCCAGAGTGCTCTGGCAGATATGGAAACCTGCCTGGAATGTCACGAAGATGTCGTTACAGCCAGTGATTTTATGGCATCCGTTCATGGCCAGCAAGAGTTTGAATGTCTTGATTGTCATGAGGTTGATGATCTGACGGCTCACGTCGACGAGGGCGTGTTGCCCGGTCCCGTGAACTGTGCCAACTGCCATGATTCGATTGCTGAAGAGCATGCCGGCAGTGTCCACGCACAAAACGACGTCGGTTGTGTTGATTGTCATGATGGCATCCACACGCTGGAGGCCGCGTCCGCAGGCAAGATGTCCATTGTCAATGGGTGTAGCAACTGTCACGAGATGGAAGGCTATGCCGAATCCACTCACGGTAAGGCGATTGCCGAAGGCAATGAGGATGGCGCCTCTTGTGCCGACTGCCATGGTCTGCATGCCATTACCGGTTTGTCCACCTGTGATGTGAAGGTGGCCCGCTCCTTCGGTACCGATGCCTGTATCACCTGTCACGGTGACGAAGAGATGATGGAACGCAACGAGGTGTACAGCGGTGCGGTTCATACCTATCTGGCCAGCTATCATGGTAAAAGTTATCGTCTCGGCTATCCTGAACTGACGGCCACCTGCGCCGACTGTCACGGCAGCCATGACATCTATCCCGAAGAAAATCCCGCGGCGACCATCAATATTGAGAATCGTGCCGATACCTGCGGTAAGTGCCATGAAGGTTCAAGCCGTCTGTTCAGCAAGTTCTATTCTCACGGTGATCACGCCGACTTTGACAACTACCCGGTGCTGGCCGTCACCTTCTGGGCCATGACCACGCTGCTGGTGGGTACGTTCTCCGTGTTCTGGCTCCATTCCATCATGTGGATGATTCGCGGGATTGCCGAGAACAAAGAGAAGAAGGCTGCTCTGGCCGCCGGTAAAGCGCATATTGAAATTCCTGACGGTCATCGCGTCTACAAGCGCTTCCAGAACTATCACATCTTCATGCACTTGCTGGTTATCATCAGCTTCCTGATTCTGGCTTTGACCGGTCTGCCGCTGAAGTTCTCCAGTCAGCACTGGGCTCAGGTGATGATGGATTTCTACGGTGGCACCGCCAATGCCGCTTTCGGTCACCGTATTGGTGCTGTGATCACCTTCGTCTACTTTGGCATGGCGATTGTGTTGAGTATCAACTTCCTGTTTATCCGTAAGGATATTCCGGGAATGTGGCTGCAACGTCTGTTCGGTCCGGATTCTCTGATGCCGAACTTCCGTGACATCAAAGACGTCACCGGCATGGTGCGCTGGTTCTTGTGGAAAGGTCCCAAGCCGACCTTCGAGCGCTGGAACTACTGGGAAAAATTCGACTTCATCGCGGTCTTCTGGGGTATGTTTGCCATCGGCGGCTCCGGTCTGATGCTGTGGTTCCCTGAATTTTTCGGCTTGTTCCTGCCCGGCTGGGTGTTCAACGTGGCGACCATCGTTCACTCGGACGAGGCGCTGTTGGCCACCGGTTTTATCTTCTCGGTCCACTTCTTCAATACGCACCTGCGTCCGGAGAAATTCCCGATGGACTTCGTTATTTTCAATGGCGAAATGCATAAGGAAGAATTCGTCGAGGAGCGTGGCGATCAGTGGAAGCGCTATGAAGAGATGGGTATTACCGAGCAATTCTTCAAGGAGAAAACCTCCAGCCCGCTGTACGGCCTGATTCTGAGAATCTTCGGTTTCACAGCGGTTGCCATCGGTGTCACCTTGCTGGTTCTGATGGTTATTGCCATCCTTGGCGGCAGTCATTAA
- a CDS encoding ribonucleoside triphosphate reductase, translated as MLEYIRKRDGRLAAFEQGKISEAIKKAVRAVGGQDMAKAEEITRQVVGILEIIYKDDRAPTVENVQDLVEKQLIESGHAQTAKAYILYRRQHEQLRATKSFMQESIEAIDSYLTQEDWRVKENANMGYSLQGLNNHIASNITSNYWLNKIYPERISAAHKQGDFHIHDLGMLSVYCCGWDLKDLLLQGFTGAYGKVQSGPAKHFRTALGQAVNFFYTLQGEAAGAQAFASFDTLLAPFIRYDNLSYDEVRQSMQEFIFNMNVPTRVGFQTPFTNITLDLTPPRNMAHEAVIIGGELQQETYGEFQHEMDLFNRAFCEVMMEGDASGRIFTFPIPTYNITADLDWESDRLQSVWEMTAKYGTPYFSNFINSDMDPEDARSMCCRLRLDNRELRRRGGGLFGSNPLTGSTGVVTLNLPRAAYVAKDKPAFFERISDLMKLAAESLDIKRKQLERFTEEGLYPYSRYYLSAIRERSGRYWDNHFSTIGLIGMNEAAQNLIGCGIDHPDGAQFAEETLEFMRKQLEAFQEETGQLYNLEATPAEGTSFRLAQRDKQQFPQIVTAGTEQPYYTNSTQLPVGTTDDIFEALQHQDGLQTRYTGGTVFHGFLGERLDDWRSARLLVKRIAENFHLPYFTLSPTFTICPVHGYIAGEHFSCPHDHNEQAA; from the coding sequence GTGCTGGAATACATTCGTAAGCGGGACGGGAGGCTGGCGGCTTTTGAGCAAGGAAAAATCTCTGAAGCCATCAAGAAAGCGGTTCGTGCAGTTGGCGGTCAGGATATGGCTAAAGCTGAAGAGATCACCCGTCAGGTGGTCGGGATTTTGGAGATTATCTACAAAGATGATCGGGCCCCCACCGTTGAGAATGTGCAGGATCTGGTTGAAAAGCAACTGATTGAAAGTGGCCATGCCCAGACCGCTAAAGCCTATATCCTTTATCGCCGTCAGCACGAACAGTTGCGGGCGACTAAATCCTTTATGCAGGAATCCATTGAGGCGATTGATTCCTACCTGACCCAGGAAGATTGGCGGGTCAAGGAAAACGCCAATATGGGCTACTCCCTGCAGGGGCTCAACAACCACATTGCTTCCAATATCACCAGTAACTACTGGTTGAATAAAATCTATCCCGAGAGGATTTCCGCGGCCCACAAGCAGGGAGATTTTCATATCCATGATCTCGGCATGCTGTCCGTCTACTGCTGTGGCTGGGATTTGAAAGATCTGCTTCTGCAGGGCTTTACCGGGGCCTATGGCAAAGTGCAGAGCGGACCGGCCAAACATTTCCGCACCGCCCTGGGTCAGGCCGTCAATTTCTTCTATACCCTGCAGGGCGAAGCAGCCGGTGCTCAGGCCTTTGCCAGCTTTGATACGTTGTTGGCGCCGTTCATCCGCTACGACAATCTCAGTTATGACGAAGTGCGTCAGTCGATGCAGGAGTTCATCTTTAATATGAACGTGCCGACGCGGGTCGGTTTCCAGACGCCGTTTACTAACATTACCCTTGATTTGACGCCGCCGCGCAATATGGCCCATGAAGCGGTGATCATCGGTGGTGAGTTGCAGCAGGAAACCTACGGCGAATTCCAGCATGAGATGGACCTGTTCAATCGCGCCTTCTGCGAGGTGATGATGGAAGGGGATGCTTCGGGGCGGATTTTTACCTTTCCGATCCCCACTTACAACATCACCGCGGATCTCGATTGGGAGAGCGACCGGCTGCAAAGTGTCTGGGAGATGACTGCCAAATATGGCACGCCCTATTTCAGCAATTTTATCAATTCCGACATGGACCCGGAAGATGCCCGCTCCATGTGTTGTCGTCTGCGTCTGGACAATCGCGAGCTGCGTCGTCGCGGCGGTGGCCTGTTTGGTTCCAATCCGCTCACCGGTTCCACCGGCGTGGTGACCCTGAACCTGCCGCGTGCCGCCTATGTGGCCAAAGATAAGCCGGCGTTTTTCGAACGAATCTCCGATCTGATGAAGCTGGCGGCCGAGTCGTTAGACATCAAACGCAAGCAGTTGGAGCGTTTTACCGAAGAAGGGTTGTATCCTTACAGTCGCTACTACCTCAGTGCCATTCGCGAGCGCAGTGGCCGCTATTGGGACAACCATTTTTCCACCATCGGTTTGATCGGCATGAACGAGGCCGCGCAAAATCTGATCGGCTGTGGCATTGATCATCCAGACGGGGCGCAGTTTGCCGAGGAGACGCTCGAATTTATGCGTAAGCAACTTGAGGCGTTTCAGGAAGAAACCGGCCAGCTCTACAATCTTGAAGCCACACCGGCCGAGGGGACCAGCTTCCGTCTGGCGCAGCGCGATAAACAGCAGTTTCCGCAGATTGTCACCGCGGGCACTGAGCAGCCGTACTACACCAATTCGACCCAGCTGCCCGTCGGCACAACGGATGATATTTTCGAGGCCCTGCAACATCAGGACGGCCTGCAGACCCGTTACACCGGCGGCACCGTGTTCCACGGCTTCCTCGGTGAGCGTCTTGACGATTGGCGCAGTGCCCGGTTGCTGGTGAAGCGCATTGCCGAGAATTTCCATCTGCCGTATTTCACCCTTAGCCCGACCTTTACCATCTGCCCGGTGCATGGTTACATCGCCGGTGAGCATTTTTCCTGCCCGCATGATCATAACGAACAAGCGGCATAA
- the gatC gene encoding Asp-tRNA(Asn)/Glu-tRNA(Gln) amidotransferase subunit GatC, with product MKITRGEVENVARLARLALADEELDRLTGEMDAILGYVEQLNELNTDDIIPMAHAVPLENAFRADEVRPSLGTDNALANAPDPDDGCFGVPKVIE from the coding sequence ATGAAAATCACCCGTGGCGAAGTGGAAAACGTCGCTCGTCTGGCGCGTCTGGCCTTGGCCGACGAAGAGCTGGACCGCCTGACCGGCGAAATGGATGCGATTCTCGGCTATGTGGAACAGCTCAACGAGCTGAACACCGACGACATTATCCCCATGGCCCATGCCGTACCGCTGGAGAATGCGTTTCGTGCCGATGAAGTCCGGCCCTCTCTGGGCACGGATAACGCCCTGGCCAACGCTCCGGACCCGGATGACGGCTGTTTCGGCGTACCCAAGGTCATTGAATAG
- a CDS encoding cytochrome b/b6 domain-containing protein: protein MEMQERIYLTPTPVRIWHWLNALGIVTLCVTGAQIRFPEYINIFGTYKAAIRLHHTAGIVVALSFALWLFYYGVIAKMLTKLYVPTADDLKSGVVRQALYYFFYYFTGTKSNPHEESPTNKFNPMQKGAYVVIMMVLVPLVIITGAILMNLEPLRELVVLFGGVRVVAGIHFLLACALGAFLPTHFYLATLGHTPFAHFKPMWTGWEEHHSDH from the coding sequence ATGGAAATGCAAGAACGAATTTATCTCACTCCGACACCGGTACGGATTTGGCACTGGCTGAATGCCCTGGGCATTGTCACTCTGTGTGTGACCGGCGCACAAATCCGTTTTCCGGAGTATATCAATATTTTCGGCACCTATAAGGCGGCGATTCGTCTGCATCATACCGCAGGAATCGTTGTGGCTCTGTCGTTTGCCCTGTGGCTGTTTTACTATGGTGTCATTGCCAAAATGCTGACCAAGCTGTATGTGCCGACCGCTGACGATCTGAAGAGCGGTGTGGTGCGCCAGGCACTGTATTATTTCTTCTATTACTTTACCGGAACCAAGTCCAATCCGCATGAAGAGAGCCCGACCAACAAGTTTAACCCCATGCAAAAAGGGGCTTATGTGGTGATCATGATGGTTCTGGTGCCGTTGGTCATTATTACCGGAGCGATTCTGATGAACCTGGAGCCGCTGCGTGAATTGGTTGTTCTCTTTGGTGGTGTGCGTGTCGTGGCTGGAATTCACTTCCTGTTGGCATGTGCACTGGGGGCCTTCTTGCCGACACATTTTTATCTGGCAACATTAGGCCACACGCCTTTTGCCCACTTCAAACCGATGTGGACGGGCTGGGAAGAGCATCATTCTGACCATTAA
- a CDS encoding ATP-binding protein has translation MALRFSLLVKFMAVISTVLLITMFISVVVNVRFQRQITLENSLHEADYFSETILRSTYYQMLEDDREMLYQMIDEVGAMPGIRRIRLFNKEGIINFSTDKQEVGTIIQHNSEGCSICHLDTGEPLAYAPTAARGRTFYDENGEIFLGVTKAIYNDPSCYTAECHYHPQDRELNGILDVQISLKNRMAQVDIFRNYFVILTCVLLVLLFVALLLLTKRLIISPVNVLLEHQRRISAGDMSSMIEDAPNDELGELARGANQMTRSLRASQAEIRNWANTLEAKVEERTQQIQKMQGTLARSERLASLGKLVAGIAHEINNPLTGILMFSSMAAETPGIGDQMKKDLDTITQETQRCAGIVRGLLDFGRESIPMKTFISVNTILDKTLALVENQTLFQDVEIVRDYDKQIPELEGDPNQLEQVFMNIFINAAQAMPAGGQLSIKTWFDEEMVMIRIADTGCGISGENLERIFDPFFTTKDQQGTGLGLSVSYGIVENHGGDIRVESSPDKGTAFTIRLPVNGSDKGLPLPASQ, from the coding sequence ATGGCGTTGCGCTTTTCTCTTCTGGTCAAATTCATGGCCGTTATCAGTACGGTTCTGTTGATCACCATGTTTATCTCGGTGGTGGTTAATGTCCGTTTTCAGCGCCAGATCACCTTGGAAAACTCCCTCCACGAGGCGGATTATTTCAGCGAAACCATCCTGCGCTCTACCTATTATCAAATGCTTGAAGATGATCGGGAGATGCTCTACCAGATGATCGATGAGGTCGGCGCCATGCCCGGCATTCGCCGTATCCGTCTGTTTAACAAGGAAGGGATCATCAATTTCTCCACCGATAAACAGGAGGTGGGGACGATCATCCAGCACAACTCCGAAGGCTGTAGTATCTGTCATCTGGATACCGGTGAGCCGTTGGCGTATGCGCCGACCGCGGCGCGTGGCCGGACTTTCTACGATGAAAACGGTGAGATCTTTCTCGGCGTGACCAAAGCCATTTACAACGACCCCAGTTGCTATACGGCGGAATGTCATTACCATCCCCAGGATCGTGAACTCAACGGCATTCTTGATGTGCAGATTTCGTTGAAGAACCGTATGGCTCAGGTGGACATCTTCCGCAATTACTTTGTGATTCTCACCTGCGTCCTGTTGGTGTTGCTGTTTGTCGCCCTGTTGCTGCTAACCAAACGGTTGATTATCTCGCCGGTTAACGTGTTGCTTGAGCACCAACGGCGGATTTCCGCGGGGGATATGAGCAGCATGATCGAGGATGCGCCCAATGATGAACTGGGCGAACTGGCTCGCGGTGCCAATCAGATGACCCGCAGCCTGAGGGCATCTCAGGCCGAAATTCGTAACTGGGCCAATACCCTGGAAGCCAAAGTTGAGGAGCGGACCCAGCAGATCCAGAAAATGCAGGGAACCCTGGCGCGCTCCGAACGACTGGCCTCACTGGGCAAACTGGTCGCCGGTATCGCCCATGAGATCAATAACCCGCTGACCGGCATCCTGATGTTCTCCTCCATGGCTGCCGAGACTCCGGGGATCGGCGACCAGATGAAAAAAGACCTTGATACCATCACTCAGGAGACTCAGCGTTGCGCCGGAATTGTTCGGGGACTGCTGGATTTCGGTCGTGAATCCATTCCGATGAAGACCTTTATTTCCGTAAACACAATACTCGATAAAACTCTGGCTCTGGTGGAAAACCAGACCCTGTTTCAGGATGTTGAGATTGTGCGTGATTACGATAAGCAGATTCCGGAGCTGGAGGGGGACCCCAATCAGTTAGAGCAGGTGTTTATGAATATTTTCATCAATGCCGCTCAGGCCATGCCGGCCGGAGGCCAGTTGTCCATCAAGACCTGGTTTGATGAAGAGATGGTGATGATCCGTATTGCCGATACCGGCTGCGGGATCTCCGGGGAAAACCTGGAGCGGATTTTCGATCCGTTCTTTACCACCAAAGACCAGCAGGGCACCGGTCTTGGCCTGTCCGTTTCCTATGGCATCGTTGAGAACCACGGCGGCGATATTCGGGTCGAAAGCAGTCCCGATAAAGGAACGGCCTTCACCATTCGTCTGCCGGTCAACGGCAGCGACAAAGGACTGCCGCTTCCGGCAAGTCAATGA